atattattaaattaaaaacactaCAATTCGTGTATACATACAACTTACATCTCGAATTTCAACTGCAGTTTCTGTGgaaaagttgaacattttgtAGATAGTGAAgcattgaaaatgagaaaaatgcaaaataaatttactgTCAAGTCTGGAAtaccaaatttcaaagtttttcgcACATTTCCATTGATATAGAAGAGTTATTTGTTCAAACTGATCCAATTGAACAGCTCCATTCAATATAATTGTTTCCATCTTTTgagaatcaaaatttgataaaagataTGTGATATCATCGATTGAGAATTTGTAAAATGCTAACTCTTTCACATGAAAACATTCTtctggtttcaaaaaatcaataaaagatTTGATTATTGTCTTATTTTCACCACTTGTCCAATTACATATGATTAATTTTGATACTTTCTTCAATACTATTTTCATATCCTTGAATGCTGTTTCAGCACCTTTAATTTGCTTGTTTTGATCTTTATAAACGAGAGTAGTTGTACGACTCTTCTCTGCATAAGTATAACTAATTTTAAATCCGTCCAAAATCAAAGTTAAGCTATCATCATACAAGTATGTAGTGATTGTTTCAAAAGGAACTCCAAATTGATCAACAGCGTTTTTTAGACCTCGGCACACTTTCCGACATCTTAGTCTGTAAATAATTCATgttaattgttgaaaaagtttgctttaaatgacagaaaatagacCCTAATGTCCGATTAtgactgtaaaaaatttttgaaaaaattcctaaattttgaatatttttttttaatttcaaaaatcaaagaaacggccgaatcaaatttgaattacacaccgtttctctaatttttcacACGTTTTTCTGTAAATATAACTTGATAACTCCA
The nucleotide sequence above comes from Caenorhabditis elegans chromosome III. Encoded proteins:
- the fbxa-48 gene encoding F-box domain-containing protein (Confirmed by transcript evidence); translated protein: MCHNFLNIVPVWFSKLSIFQHTSPQNLKSASLIDLPLDVANQILEKLETFDLLRCRKVCRGLKNAVDQFGVPFETITTYLYDDSLTLILDGFKISYTYAEKSRTTTLVYKDQNKQIKGAETAFKDMKIVLKKVSKLIICNWTSGENKTIIKSFIDFLKPEECFHVKELAFYKFSIDDITYLLSNFDSQKMETIILNGAVQLDQFEQITLLYQWKCAKNFEIWYSRLDSKFILHFSHFQCFTIYKMFNFSTETAVEIRDNLMRKSEFQRCRIYFKKLKLNPIEIAKVFKPDYTGGNEFKLKYSNDNTKFVVQYAEVDSRCSEFFVEKFGRCQL